In a single window of the Biomphalaria glabrata chromosome 13, xgBioGlab47.1, whole genome shotgun sequence genome:
- the LOC129922409 gene encoding putative uncharacterized protein DDB_G0286901, which produces MRNNMRNNIRNNIRNNMRGNMRNNMRNNMRNNMRNNMRKNKRNDMMNSMRRNNMRNNIRNNMRNSMRIKIRNNMRNNIRNNMMDYVRNNMRNNMRNSMRIKIRNNMRNSMRIKIRNNMRNNIRNNMMNYMSNSMRNNIRNSMRNSMRIKIRNNMRNNIRNNMMNYMRNNIRNNMRNNKRSNMMNYMRNNIRNNMRNNIRSNMMNYMSNNIRNNMRNNIRSNMMNYMSNNIRNNMRNNIRSNMMNYMRNNIRNNMRNNIRSNMMNYMSNNIRNNMRNNIRSNMMNYMSNNIRNNMRNNIRSNMMNYMSNNIRNNMRNNIRSNMMNYMSNNIRNNMRNNIRSNMMNYMRNNIRNNMRNNIRSNMMNYMRNNIRNNMRNNIRSNMMNYMSNNIRNNMRNNIRSNMMNYMRNNIRNNMRNNTRSNMMNYMSNNIRNNMRNNIRSNMMNYMSNNIRNNMRNNIRSNMMNYMSNNIRNNMRNNIRSNMMNYMSNNIRNNMRNNIRSNMMNYMSNNIRNNMRNNIRSNMMNYMSNNIRNNMSNNIRNNMMNYMSNNIRNNMRNNIRSNMMNYMSNNIRNNMSNNIRNNIRNNMRNNIRNHMRNNIRSNMMNYMSNNIRNNMRNNIRSNMMNYMSNNIRNNMRNNIRSNMMNYMSNNIRNNMRNNIRNNIRNNMSNNIRNNMRNNIRSNMMNYMSNNIRNNMRNNIRSNMMNYMSNNIRNNMRNNIRSNMMNYMSNNIRNNMRNNIRSNMMNYMSNNIRNNMSNNIRNNMMNSMSNNIRNNMRNNIRSNMMNYMRNNIRNNMRNNIRSNMMNYMSNNIRNNMRNNIRSNMMNYMRNNIRNNMRNNIRSNMMNYMSNNIRNNMRNNIRSNMMNSMSNNIRNNMRNNIRSNMMNYMSNNIRNNMRNNIRSNMMNYMSNNIRNNMRNNIRSNMMNYMSNNIRNNMSNNIRNNMMNYMSNNIRNNMSNNIRNNIRNNMSNNIRNNMRNNIRNNMRNNIRSNMMNYMSNNIRNNMRNNIRNNIRNNMRNNIRNNMRNNIRSNMMNYMSNNIRNNMRNNIRNNIRNNMRNNIRNNMRNNIRSNMMNYTRNKDKCHF; this is translated from the coding sequence TCAAAATTAGGAACAACATGAGGAACAGCATGAGGATCAAAATTAGGAACAATATGAGGAACAACATAAGGAACAACATGATGAACTACATGAGTAACAGCATGAGGAACAACATTAGGAACAGCATGAGGAACAGCATGAGGATCAAAATTAGGAACAATATGAGGAACAACATAAGGAACAACATGATGAACTACATGAGGAACAACATAAGGAACAACATGAGGAATAACAAAAGGAGCAACATGATGAACTACATGAGGAACAACATAAGGAACAACATGAGGAATAACATAAGGAGCAACATGATGAACTACATGAGTAACAACATAAGGAACAACATGAGGAATAACATAAGGAGCAACATGATGAACTACATGAGTAACAACATAAGGAACAACATGAGGAATAACATAAGGAGCAACATGATGAACTACATGAGGAACAACATAAGGAACAACATGAGGAATAACATAAGGAGCAACATGATGAACTACATGAGTAACAACATAAGGAACAACATGAGGAATAACATAAGGAGCAACATGATGAACTACATGAGTAACAACATAAGGAACAACATGAGGAATAACATAAGGAGCAACATGATGAACTACATGAGTAACAACATAAGGAACAACATGAGGAATAACATAAGGAGCAACATGATGAACTACATGAGTAACAACATAAGGAACAACATGAGGAATAACATAAGGAGCAACATGATGAACTACATGAGGAACAACATAAGGAACAACATGAGGAATAACATAAGGAGCAACATGATGAACTACATGAGGAACAACATAAGGAACAACATGAGGAATAACATAAGGAGCAACATGATGAACTACATGAGTAACAACATAAGGAACAACATGAGGAATAACATAAGGAGCAACATGATGAACTACATGAGGAACAACATAAGGAACAACATGAGGAATAACACAAGGAGCAACATGATGAACTACATGAGTAACAACATAAGGAACAACATGAGGAATAACATAAGGAGCAACATGATGAACTACATGAGTAACAACATAAGGAACAACATGAGGAATAACATAAGGAGCAACATGATGAACTACATGAGTAACAACATAAGGAACAACATGAGGAATAACATAAGGAGCAACATGATGAACTACATGAGTAACAACATAAGGAACAACATGAGGAACAACATAAGGAGCAACATGATGAACTACATGAGTAACAACATAAGGAACAACATGAGGAACAACATAAGGAGCAACATGATGAACTACATGAGTAACAACATAAGGAACAACATGAGTAACAACATAAGGAACAACATGATGAACTACATGAGTAACAACATAAGGAACAACATGAGGAACAACATAAGGAGCAACATGATGAACTACATGAGTAACAACATAAGGAACAACATGAGTAACAACATAAGGAACAACATAAGGAACAACATGAGGAATAACATAAGGAACCACATGAGGAATAACATAAGGAGCAACATGATGAACTACATGAGTAACAACATAAGGAACAACATGAGGAATAACATAAGGAGCAACATGATGAACTACATGAGTAACAACATAAGGAACAACATGAGGAATAACATAAGGAGCAACATGATGAACTACATGAGTAACAACATAAGGAACAACATGAGGAACAACATAAGGAACAACATAAGGAACAACATGAGTAACAACATAAGGAACAACATGAGGAATAACATAAGGAGCAACATGATGAACTACATGAGTAACAACATAAGGAACAACATGAGGAATAACATAAGGAGCAACATGATGAACTACATGAGTAACAACATAAGGAACAACATGAGGAACAACATAAGGAGCAACATGATGAACTACATGAGTAACAACATAAGGAACAACATGAGGAACAACATAAGGAGCAACATGATGAACTACATGAGTAACAACATAAGGAACAACATGAGTAACAACATAAGGAACAACATGATGAACTCCATGAGTAACAACATAAGGAACAACATGAGGAATAACATAAGGAGCAACATGATGAACTACATGAGGAACAACATAAGGAACAACATGAGGAATAACATAAGGAGCAACATGATGAACTACATGAGTAACAACATAAGGAACAACATGAGGAATAACATAAGGAGCAACATGATGAACTACATGAGGAACAACATAAGGAACAACATGAGGAATAACATAAGGAGCAACATGATGAACTACATGAGTAACAACATAAGGAACAACATGAGGAATAACATAAGGAGCAACATGATGAACTCCATGAGTAACAACATAAGGAACAACATGAGGAATAACATAAGGAGCAACATGATGAACTACATGAGTAACAACATAAGGAACAACATGAGGAATAACATAAGGAGCAACATGATGAACTACATGAGTAACAACATAAGGAACAACATGAGGAATAACATAAGGAGCAACATGATGAACTACATGAGTAACAACATAAGGAACAACATGAGTAACAACATAAGGAACAACATGATGAACTACATGAGTAACAACATAAGGAACAACATGAGTAACAACATAAGGAACAACATAAGGAACAACATGAGTAACAACATAAGGAACAACATGAGGAATAACATAAGGAACAACATGAGGAATAACATAAGGAGCAACATGATGAACTACATGAGTAACAACATAAGGAACAACATGAGGAATAACATAAGGAACAACATAAGGAACAACATGAGGAATAACATAAGGAACAACATGAGGAATAACATAAGGAGCAACATGATGAACTACATGAGTAACAACATAAGGAACAACATGAGGAATAACATAAGGAACAACATAAGGAACAACATGAGGAATAACATAAGGAACAACATGAGGAATAACATAAGGAGCAACATGATGAACTACACGAGGAACAAGGATAAGTGTCATTTCTAA